From a region of the Xanthomonas rydalmerensis genome:
- a CDS encoding glycoside hydrolase family 15 protein: MPSTARRRRATDSADRTDGVLPIEQYGALGEGRSVALTGADGSIDWWCAPNMDSAPLFDRLVDAEEGGYFVLAPDQPFSTERHYRQDSNVLVTTFTTASGQATLTESLNSGHAGRLPWCELARRIECQRGKMRFRLELKFSLRAQNASPYCAAIGPHTVFHVDRLLGVMIHDDRLRCAWSDHGARGDITVAKGQRATIALVVGEDEPLVAPTIEEIDSRIDLTDKEWRAWAKNVTFPRDGRDFFVRSALALKLLLYSPSGAIAAAATTSLPERIGGDKNFDYRYAWVRDAGYTIQAFLAAGLEAESKAAFTWLIRQLRKHGPKVVFTLDGGLVPDVTELEAAGYRNTVPVVKGNLAGGQHQHGIYGDIFETAYCFVSRGNILDASSAELLSRLADQCADHWRKADSGIWELPELQHYTMSKVSCWQALARAVELADQGQLPTTCRDRWERERDRIKTWIEVHCWSDAQQAFVMYPGSDKLDASVALAARFRFDGKDRLLATLDAIDRALGAGAFHYRYSGMPQEEGCFVACSYWIAEAYARLGQKAKARKRLAQLNAALDRCNGLLSEMVDPHSGAFLGNFPQGLSHLAQIMAMSTIENTTTNPVKLRPHAKKRKTR, from the coding sequence GTGCCCAGCACAGCCCGGCGACGCCGCGCGACCGACAGCGCCGACCGCACCGATGGCGTGTTGCCCATCGAGCAGTACGGCGCGCTTGGAGAAGGACGTTCGGTCGCGCTGACCGGCGCGGACGGCTCCATCGATTGGTGGTGCGCCCCCAACATGGACAGTGCGCCACTGTTCGACCGGCTGGTGGACGCCGAGGAAGGCGGCTACTTCGTCCTCGCCCCGGACCAGCCGTTCAGCACCGAGCGACACTATCGGCAAGACAGCAATGTCCTGGTCACCACGTTCACCACCGCATCCGGACAGGCCACGCTGACCGAGTCGCTCAACAGCGGGCATGCGGGGCGCCTGCCGTGGTGCGAACTTGCACGGCGGATCGAGTGCCAGCGCGGGAAAATGCGCTTCCGCCTGGAGTTGAAGTTCAGCTTGCGGGCGCAGAACGCCAGCCCCTACTGCGCGGCGATCGGCCCGCACACGGTGTTCCATGTCGACCGCCTGCTCGGCGTCATGATCCATGACGACAGGCTGAGGTGCGCGTGGTCGGACCACGGCGCGCGCGGCGACATCACCGTGGCGAAGGGGCAACGCGCGACGATCGCCCTGGTCGTCGGCGAAGACGAGCCGCTGGTCGCTCCCACCATCGAGGAAATCGACAGCCGCATCGATCTGACCGACAAGGAATGGCGAGCGTGGGCGAAGAACGTGACCTTCCCCCGCGACGGCCGGGACTTTTTCGTGCGCAGCGCGCTTGCGCTCAAGTTGCTGCTGTACTCGCCCTCGGGTGCCATCGCCGCGGCCGCGACGACGTCGCTGCCGGAACGGATCGGCGGCGACAAGAACTTCGACTATCGCTACGCCTGGGTTCGCGATGCCGGCTACACCATCCAGGCGTTTCTGGCCGCGGGCCTGGAAGCGGAATCGAAGGCGGCGTTCACCTGGCTGATCCGGCAACTGCGAAAGCACGGCCCGAAAGTCGTGTTCACCCTGGACGGCGGCTTGGTTCCCGACGTCACCGAACTGGAGGCCGCCGGCTACCGCAACACGGTGCCGGTGGTGAAGGGCAATCTCGCCGGCGGGCAACACCAGCACGGCATCTACGGCGACATCTTCGAGACCGCCTATTGCTTCGTGAGTCGCGGCAACATCTTGGACGCGTCCAGCGCCGAACTGCTGTCGCGCCTTGCCGACCAATGCGCCGATCACTGGCGCAAGGCCGACTCGGGGATCTGGGAATTGCCCGAGTTGCAGCACTACACCATGTCCAAGGTGAGTTGCTGGCAGGCGCTGGCCAGAGCCGTGGAATTGGCCGACCAGGGCCAACTGCCGACCACGTGTCGCGATCGCTGGGAACGGGAGCGCGACAGGATCAAGACCTGGATCGAAGTCCACTGCTGGTCGGACGCGCAGCAGGCGTTCGTGATGTATCCGGGCAGCGACAAGCTGGATGCGTCGGTGGCGTTGGCCGCGCGCTTCCGTTTCGACGGCAAGGATCGCTTGTTGGCCACGCTCGACGCGATCGACCGCGCGCTGGGGGCCGGCGCGTTCCATTACCGCTACTCCGGCATGCCGCAGGAAGAAGGTTGCTTCGTCGCCTGCTCCTACTGGATCGCCGAAGCCTATGCCCGCCTGGGACAGAAAGCCAAGGCCAGGAAACGGCTGGCCCAACTCAATGCCGCGCTCGATCGCTGCAACGGCCTGTTGAGCGAGATGGTCGATCCGCACAGTGGCGCTTTCCTGGGGAACTTTCCGCAAGGACTGAGCCATCTCGCCCAGATCATGGCGATGTCGACCATCGAGAACACGACAACTAACCCGGTAAAACTCCGTCCACACGCCAAGAAGAGGAAGACACGATGA
- a CDS encoding VOC family protein: MLHHVSFGVRDLAVAGAFYDAVLRPLGYLRVFEDETAIGYGITEGADDLFCLKLHEAATAPGPGFHLAFAAATQLQVDAFHRAALQAGGRDNGAPGLRPDYGDAYYAAFVVDPDGHRIEAVLNPLAT, encoded by the coding sequence ATGCTCCATCATGTCTCGTTTGGCGTCCGCGATCTTGCCGTGGCAGGCGCGTTCTACGATGCCGTGCTGCGGCCGTTGGGCTACCTCCGCGTGTTCGAAGACGAGACCGCGATCGGGTATGGCATCACCGAGGGCGCCGACGATCTGTTCTGCCTGAAACTGCACGAAGCCGCCACGGCGCCAGGGCCCGGCTTCCATCTGGCGTTCGCGGCGGCAACGCAGTTGCAGGTGGACGCATTCCACCGCGCCGCACTGCAGGCCGGCGGTCGCGACAATGGCGCGCCCGGCCTGCGCCCCGACTATGGGGACGCCTACTACGCCGCGTTCGTCGTCGACCCGGATGGGCACCGCATCGAGGCCGTCCTCAATCCACTGGCGACCTAG
- a CDS encoding efflux transporter outer membrane subunit, producing MVIRPVLGALALALLSACASVGPNYRAPAQPPVTLQGAASPVFATDSPVASWWAQFDDPVLEQLVHDGLVANLDLRIALARVHEARAVFAEQRLDQAPHVTAGGDYTRGKAPDADAGGARVLTESYRLGFDAGWELDLFGRQRRASEAARANLEAEQAGLADAQVTVAAEVARNYFALRGAQKRIALARTTLDNLRDTQRLTETRWRLGAGSELDVQSSRARLKAIEADIPLLEVDAAQARHRLAVLLGKPPGTLDALLAPQSTPAYARALPLGDTTQLLRRRPDVRIAERNLAAATARVGVATADLFPRISLSGFVGFLSGDAGALLHGRSKAWSLTPSIQWAAFDLGSVRARLRASEAQADGAAADYEKAVLGALEDTENALTAYAHEQARLAIVAEQTQAAQRAAALAQIRYREGSEDFLTLLDAQRTQLTAEATLADAEAAVNIGVVRVYKALGGWGQDAGTDAGSKDVATTAVAASAVRSR from the coding sequence ATGGTGATCCGTCCCGTATTGGGCGCGCTGGCGCTGGCGCTGCTCAGCGCCTGCGCCAGCGTCGGCCCCAATTACCGCGCACCGGCGCAGCCGCCGGTGACGCTGCAGGGCGCGGCGTCGCCGGTGTTCGCGACCGACTCGCCGGTTGCGTCCTGGTGGGCGCAGTTCGACGATCCGGTGCTGGAACAACTGGTGCACGACGGCCTGGTCGCCAACCTGGACCTGCGCATCGCCCTGGCGCGCGTGCACGAGGCGCGCGCGGTCTTCGCTGAGCAGCGCCTGGACCAGGCGCCGCACGTCACCGCCGGCGGCGACTACACCCGTGGCAAGGCGCCGGACGCGGACGCCGGCGGCGCGCGCGTGCTGACCGAGAGCTACCGGCTCGGCTTCGATGCCGGCTGGGAGCTGGACCTGTTCGGGCGCCAGCGCCGTGCCAGCGAAGCGGCACGCGCGAACCTGGAGGCCGAACAGGCCGGCTTGGCCGATGCCCAGGTCACCGTGGCCGCGGAGGTGGCACGCAACTACTTCGCCCTGCGTGGTGCGCAGAAGCGCATCGCACTGGCGCGCACCACGCTGGACAACCTGCGCGATACCCAGCGCCTGACCGAGACCCGTTGGCGGCTGGGCGCGGGCAGCGAACTGGACGTGCAGAGCAGCCGCGCACGGCTGAAGGCGATCGAGGCCGATATTCCGCTGCTGGAAGTCGACGCCGCGCAGGCGAGGCACCGGCTGGCGGTGCTGCTGGGCAAGCCGCCGGGCACGCTCGACGCACTGCTGGCGCCGCAGTCGACCCCGGCCTATGCGCGGGCCTTGCCGTTGGGCGACACCACGCAGTTGCTGCGCCGGCGTCCCGATGTGCGCATCGCCGAACGCAACCTGGCGGCGGCGACCGCGCGGGTCGGCGTGGCCACCGCCGACCTGTTCCCGCGGATCAGCCTGTCCGGCTTCGTCGGCTTCCTGTCCGGCGACGCCGGCGCCTTGTTGCACGGTCGCAGCAAGGCCTGGTCGCTGACCCCGTCGATCCAGTGGGCGGCGTTCGACTTAGGCAGCGTGCGGGCACGCCTGCGCGCGAGCGAGGCGCAGGCCGATGGCGCCGCCGCCGACTACGAGAAGGCCGTGCTCGGTGCGCTGGAAGACACCGAGAACGCCTTGACCGCCTATGCGCATGAACAGGCGCGGCTGGCGATCGTGGCCGAACAGACGCAGGCGGCGCAGCGTGCAGCGGCGCTGGCGCAGATCCGTTACCGCGAAGGCTCGGAGGATTTCCTGACCCTGCTCGATGCGCAGCGCACGCAATTGACCGCCGAGGCCACCCTGGCCGACGCCGAAGCGGCGGTGAACATCGGCGTGGTGCGGGTGTACAAGGCGCTCGGCGGCTGGGGCCAGGATGCGGGCACGGACGCGGGCAGCAAGGATGTCGCAACCACGGCCGTGGCGGCATCTGCGGTGCGGTCGCGCTGA
- a CDS encoding efflux RND transporter permease subunit: MDFSRFFIDRPIFAAVLSIVIFAAGLIAIPLLPIGEYPDVVPPSVVVRTVYPGANPKVIAETVATPLEEAINGVENMMYIKSVAGSDGVLQMTVTFRPGTDPDDAAVKVQNRVAQAQARLPEDVRRQGVTTQKQSPTFLMVVHLTSPKGKYDTLYLRNYARLHVKDALARIQGVGDAQVFGGGDYAMRAWLDPERVAARGLTASDVVAAMREQNVQVSAGQLGAEPMPESKFLTLINAQGRLRTEQEFGDIVLKVGADGQTVRLSDVARLQLGAGDYTLRAQLDGKNAVGIGIFQAPGANALQIRDQVIAKMDELTKQFPDDVKYEAVYDTTIFVRDSISAVVHTLLEAVLLVVLVVILFLQTWRASIIPLIAVPVSVVGTFAALYLLGFSINTLTLFGLVLAIGIVVDDAIVVVENVERNIEEGLTPLAAAHQAMREVSGPIIAIALVLCAVFVPMAFLSGVTGQFYKQFAVTIAISTVISAINSLTLSPALAARLLQAHDAPKDRLSRGMERLFGGWLFRPFNRFFNRSSDRYQGAVSRILGRRGAVFAVYVALLLVTGLMFKAVPGGFIPTQDKMYLIAGVKLPEGASIERTDAMLRKVATIAMQTDGVAHAISFPGLNALQFTNTPNTGVVFLPLKPFAERHRSALEINAEINQRISQLGEGMSFAFMPPPILGLGNGNGYQLFIEDRANLGYGALQNAVSAMQGAVAQTPGMSFPIGTYQANVPQLDAEVDRVKAKAQGVALTDLFDTLQTYLGSTYVNDFNQFGRTWQVIAQADAPFRESVEDIARLRTRNAQGEMVPIGSMVTIKQTYGPDPVLRYNGYPAADLAGEADARSLSSAEAMAKITQIAKQVLPNGMEIEWTDLSYQQATQGNAALVVFPLAVLLAFLVLAALYESWTLPLAVILIVPMTLLSALFGVWLSGGDNNVFVQVGLVVLMGLACKNAILIVEFARELELQGKGIVESALQACRLRLRPIVMTSIAFIAGTVPLVFSHGAGAEVRSATGITVFAGMLGVTLFGLFLTPVFYVALRKLAGRPLVSHAPAHADAPAHG; the protein is encoded by the coding sequence ATGGACTTTTCCAGATTCTTCATCGACCGGCCGATCTTCGCCGCCGTGCTGTCGATCGTCATCTTCGCCGCGGGCCTGATCGCCATCCCGCTGCTGCCCATCGGCGAATACCCGGACGTGGTGCCGCCCTCGGTGGTGGTACGCACGGTGTATCCGGGCGCCAACCCCAAGGTCATCGCCGAGACCGTCGCCACGCCGCTGGAGGAAGCGATCAACGGCGTGGAGAACATGATGTACATCAAGTCGGTCGCCGGCTCCGACGGCGTGCTGCAGATGACCGTGACCTTCCGCCCGGGCACCGATCCGGACGATGCCGCGGTCAAGGTGCAGAACCGCGTGGCGCAGGCGCAGGCGCGCCTGCCCGAGGACGTGCGCCGGCAGGGGGTGACCACGCAGAAGCAGTCGCCCACCTTCCTGATGGTGGTGCACCTGACCTCGCCCAAGGGCAAGTACGACACGCTGTACCTGCGCAACTACGCACGCCTGCACGTCAAGGATGCGCTGGCGCGGATCCAGGGCGTGGGCGATGCGCAGGTGTTCGGCGGTGGCGACTATGCGATGCGCGCCTGGCTGGACCCGGAGCGGGTGGCCGCGCGCGGGCTCACCGCCAGCGACGTGGTCGCGGCGATGCGCGAGCAGAACGTGCAGGTCTCGGCCGGCCAGCTCGGCGCCGAGCCGATGCCGGAGAGCAAGTTCCTGACCCTGATCAACGCACAGGGCCGCCTGCGCACCGAACAGGAGTTCGGCGACATCGTGCTCAAGGTCGGTGCGGACGGCCAGACCGTGCGCCTGTCCGACGTCGCGCGCCTGCAGCTGGGCGCCGGCGACTACACCTTGCGCGCGCAGCTGGACGGCAAGAACGCGGTCGGCATCGGCATCTTCCAGGCGCCGGGCGCCAATGCGCTGCAGATCCGCGACCAGGTCATCGCCAAGATGGACGAGCTGACCAAGCAGTTCCCCGACGACGTGAAGTACGAGGCGGTGTACGACACCACCATCTTCGTGCGCGACTCGATCAGCGCGGTGGTGCACACCCTGCTGGAGGCGGTGCTGCTGGTGGTGCTGGTGGTGATCCTGTTCCTGCAGACCTGGCGCGCCTCGATCATTCCGCTGATCGCGGTGCCGGTGTCGGTGGTCGGCACCTTTGCCGCGCTGTACCTGCTGGGCTTCTCGATCAACACGCTGACCCTGTTCGGGCTGGTGCTGGCGATCGGCATCGTGGTCGACGATGCGATCGTGGTGGTGGAGAACGTGGAGCGCAACATCGAGGAGGGGCTGACCCCGCTGGCGGCGGCGCACCAGGCCATGCGCGAGGTGTCCGGGCCGATCATCGCGATCGCGCTGGTGCTGTGCGCGGTGTTCGTGCCGATGGCGTTCCTGTCCGGGGTGACCGGGCAGTTCTACAAGCAGTTCGCGGTGACCATCGCCATCTCCACGGTGATCTCGGCGATCAACTCGCTGACCCTGTCGCCGGCGCTGGCCGCGCGCCTGCTGCAAGCCCATGACGCGCCCAAGGACCGCCTGTCGCGCGGCATGGAGCGGCTGTTCGGCGGCTGGCTGTTCCGCCCCTTCAACCGTTTCTTCAACCGCAGCTCCGACCGCTACCAGGGCGCGGTGTCGCGCATCCTCGGCCGCCGCGGCGCGGTGTTCGCGGTGTACGTGGCGCTGCTGCTGGTCACGGGGCTGATGTTCAAGGCGGTGCCGGGCGGCTTCATCCCGACCCAGGACAAGATGTACCTGATCGCCGGCGTCAAGCTGCCGGAAGGCGCCTCGATCGAGCGCACCGACGCGATGCTGCGCAAGGTCGCCACCATCGCCATGCAGACCGATGGCGTGGCCCATGCGATCTCGTTCCCCGGCCTCAACGCGCTGCAGTTCACCAATACGCCCAACACCGGCGTGGTGTTCCTGCCGCTGAAGCCGTTCGCCGAGCGCCACCGCAGCGCGCTGGAGATCAATGCCGAGATCAACCAGCGCATCTCGCAGCTGGGCGAGGGCATGTCGTTCGCCTTCATGCCGCCGCCGATCCTCGGCCTGGGCAACGGCAACGGCTACCAGCTGTTCATCGAGGACCGCGCCAACCTCGGCTACGGCGCGCTGCAGAACGCGGTCAGCGCCATGCAGGGCGCGGTGGCGCAGACCCCGGGCATGAGCTTCCCGATCGGCACCTACCAGGCCAACGTGCCGCAGCTCGATGCCGAGGTCGACCGGGTCAAGGCCAAGGCCCAGGGCGTGGCCCTGACCGATCTGTTCGACACCTTGCAGACCTACCTGGGCTCGACCTACGTCAACGACTTCAACCAGTTCGGCCGCACCTGGCAGGTGATCGCCCAGGCCGATGCGCCGTTCCGCGAGAGCGTGGAGGACATCGCCCGGCTGCGCACCCGCAATGCCCAGGGCGAGATGGTGCCGATCGGCTCGATGGTGACGATCAAGCAGACCTACGGCCCGGATCCGGTGCTGCGCTACAACGGCTATCCGGCCGCCGACCTGGCCGGCGAAGCGGATGCGCGATCGCTGTCCTCGGCCGAGGCGATGGCCAAGATCACCCAGATCGCCAAGCAGGTGCTGCCCAACGGCATGGAGATCGAGTGGACCGACCTGAGCTACCAGCAGGCCACCCAGGGCAATGCGGCGCTGGTGGTGTTTCCACTGGCGGTGCTGCTGGCGTTCCTGGTGCTGGCCGCGCTGTACGAGAGCTGGACGCTGCCGCTGGCGGTGATCCTGATCGTACCGATGACGCTGCTGTCGGCGCTGTTCGGGGTGTGGCTGAGCGGCGGCGACAACAACGTGTTCGTGCAGGTCGGTCTGGTGGTGCTGATGGGCCTGGCGTGCAAGAACGCGATCCTGATCGTCGAGTTCGCCCGCGAACTGGAACTGCAGGGCAAGGGCATCGTCGAGTCGGCGCTGCAGGCCTGCCGCCTGCGCCTGCGTCCGATCGTGATGACCTCCATCGCCTTCATCGCCGGCACGGTGCCGCTGGTGTTCTCGCATGGTGCGGGTGCGGAAGTGCGCTCTGCCACCGGCATCACCGTGTTCGCCGGCATGCTGGGCGTGACCCTGTTCGGTCTGTTCCTCACCCCCGTGTTCTATGTCGCCCTGCGCAAGCTGGCCGGGCGGCCGCTGGTCTCGCATGCGCCGGCCCACGCCGACGCGCCGGCGCACGGCTGA
- a CDS encoding SDR family oxidoreductase codes for MNDRLKMQDPREQYPKPPFPRQPQPVPGKASDMDPVPDHGETSYRGAGKLTGRRALVTGGDSGIGRAAAIAFAREGADVAISFLDEETSDAQEVIALIEAEGRKAISLPGDITDRQWCAELVEKAVAGLGGLDILVINAGRQQYREEIGDVSDEDFDKTLKTNLYAMHWICRAAVPHLPPGAAVITTASIQAYDPSAILLDYATTKAGIVAYTKALAAQLSDKGVRANVVAPGPFWTALQSSGGQPMDAVTQFGSKTHFKRPGQPVEIAPLYVLLASQEGSYLTGEVFGATGGAGVA; via the coding sequence ATGAACGATCGACTGAAGATGCAGGACCCGCGCGAACAATATCCCAAGCCGCCGTTTCCGCGGCAGCCGCAGCCGGTTCCGGGGAAGGCCTCGGACATGGACCCGGTTCCCGACCACGGCGAGACGAGCTATCGCGGCGCGGGCAAGCTGACCGGCCGCCGCGCCCTGGTCACCGGCGGCGACAGCGGCATCGGCCGCGCCGCGGCCATCGCGTTCGCGCGCGAAGGCGCCGATGTGGCGATCTCCTTCCTGGACGAGGAAACGTCGGACGCACAGGAGGTGATCGCCCTCATCGAGGCCGAAGGACGCAAGGCGATCAGTCTGCCCGGCGACATCACCGATCGGCAATGGTGCGCGGAGCTCGTCGAGAAAGCCGTGGCCGGCCTGGGCGGCCTGGACATCCTGGTGATCAACGCGGGCCGGCAGCAGTATCGGGAAGAAATTGGGGACGTCAGCGACGAGGATTTCGACAAGACGCTGAAGACCAATCTCTACGCGATGCACTGGATCTGCCGCGCCGCGGTCCCCCACCTCCCGCCGGGCGCCGCGGTGATCACCACCGCGTCCATCCAGGCCTACGATCCCTCAGCGATCCTGCTCGACTACGCGACCACCAAGGCCGGCATCGTCGCCTACACCAAGGCGCTGGCGGCGCAGTTGAGCGACAAGGGCGTGAGGGCGAACGTGGTGGCCCCGGGCCCGTTCTGGACCGCGCTGCAGTCCTCCGGCGGTCAACCGATGGACGCGGTCACCCAGTTCGGTTCGAAGACGCACTTCAAGCGTCCGGGCCAGCCGGTGGAAATCGCGCCGCTGTATGTGCTGCTTGCCAGCCAGGAAGGCAGCTACCTGACCGGCGAAGTGTTCGGCGCGACGGGTGGCGCAGGCGTTGCCTGA
- a CDS encoding SDR family oxidoreductase, giving the protein MNAAHKIALVTGATRGIGLHTVRQLAEAGVHTLLAGRDATRASAAALELQGEGLPVEPLTLDVTDAASIAAAVETVRARYGRLDILVNNAGILRDDLRLSVSQQPLETWRETFDTNLFGLIAVTQAFLPLLREAPAARIVNVSSVLGSLALHSQPGSPIYDFKVPAYNVSKSAVNAWTIQLAYELRETPIKVNTIHPGYVKTDMNSGEGELEVADGARSSVMMALLDADGPTGSYTHVGQVLPW; this is encoded by the coding sequence ATGAACGCAGCACACAAGATCGCCCTGGTCACCGGCGCCACCCGCGGCATCGGCCTGCACACCGTGCGGCAACTGGCCGAAGCCGGCGTGCACACCCTGCTGGCCGGGCGCGACGCCACCCGCGCCAGCGCCGCGGCCCTGGAACTGCAGGGCGAAGGCCTGCCGGTCGAACCGCTGACCCTGGACGTCACCGACGCCGCCAGCATCGCCGCCGCGGTGGAGACGGTGCGCGCACGCTATGGGCGGCTGGACATCCTGGTCAACAACGCCGGCATCCTGCGCGACGACCTGCGCCTGAGCGTGTCGCAGCAGCCCCTGGAGACCTGGCGCGAGACCTTCGACACCAACCTGTTCGGCCTGATCGCGGTCACCCAGGCGTTCCTGCCGCTGCTGCGCGAAGCGCCGGCCGCGCGCATCGTCAACGTTTCCAGCGTGCTCGGCTCGCTCGCGCTGCACAGCCAGCCGGGCTCGCCGATCTACGACTTCAAGGTGCCGGCCTACAACGTCTCCAAGAGCGCCGTGAATGCCTGGACCATCCAGTTGGCCTACGAACTGCGCGAGACCCCGATCAAGGTCAACACCATCCACCCCGGCTACGTGAAGACCGACATGAACTCGGGCGAGGGCGAGCTGGAAGTGGCCGACGGCGCGCGCAGCAGCGTGATGATGGCGCTGCTCGACGCCGACGGCCCGACCGGCAGCTACACCCATGTCGGACAGGTGCTGCCATGGTGA
- a CDS encoding GGDEF domain-containing protein, giving the protein MSAGLTLRRHFRLGIIKALGPSTAGVLLLFAIYQMAIGAPWTALAGAALAGLATLATWLALHRGDGRMDPLLSLSWLLGSALACHALRHAAVPWLYLVMMSNFFVVTRHVALACNATLIAVLLVVTPSTLGAEHFFSLLAVSLLITGLGYMLALRVEGDRVQLEQLASHDSLTGLPNRRMLERSLSQRVADPRRATRRHGLIVLDIDHFKEVNDLYGHAEGDRVLTELAALLRAQVRAPDEVFRFGGEEFVVVARLQSATELSAFARRLHDAARTALRGPNGTITVSLGAAMLCDEVQWHDWFSRADTALYQAKNSGRDRYVIAEDVAQD; this is encoded by the coding sequence GTGAGCGCGGGCTTGACCCTGCGCCGGCACTTCCGGCTCGGCATCATCAAGGCGCTCGGCCCGTCCACGGCAGGCGTGCTGCTGCTGTTCGCCATCTACCAGATGGCGATCGGTGCGCCGTGGACCGCACTGGCCGGCGCGGCGCTGGCCGGCCTGGCCACGCTGGCGACCTGGCTGGCGCTGCACCGCGGCGACGGCCGCATGGATCCCTTGCTGTCGCTGAGCTGGCTGCTCGGCAGCGCCCTGGCCTGCCATGCACTGCGCCATGCCGCGGTGCCGTGGCTGTACCTGGTGATGATGAGCAACTTCTTCGTGGTGACGCGCCATGTCGCCTTGGCCTGCAACGCCACCCTGATCGCGGTGCTGCTTGTGGTCACGCCGAGCACGCTGGGCGCCGAGCATTTCTTCTCGCTGCTGGCGGTGTCTTTGCTGATCACCGGGCTGGGCTACATGCTGGCGTTGCGCGTGGAAGGCGATCGCGTGCAACTGGAGCAACTGGCGTCGCACGACTCGCTCACCGGCCTGCCGAACCGGCGCATGCTCGAGCGCAGCCTGTCGCAACGGGTAGCCGATCCGCGCCGGGCGACCCGCCGGCATGGGCTGATCGTGCTCGACATCGATCACTTCAAGGAGGTCAACGACCTCTATGGCCATGCCGAGGGCGATCGGGTGCTGACGGAGCTGGCCGCGCTGCTGCGCGCGCAGGTGCGCGCGCCGGACGAGGTGTTCCGGTTCGGCGGCGAGGAGTTCGTGGTGGTGGCGCGACTGCAGTCCGCAACCGAACTGTCCGCTTTCGCAAGGCGTCTGCACGATGCCGCGCGCACGGCGCTGCGCGGTCCCAACGGCACGATCACCGTGTCGCTGGGCGCGGCGATGCTCTGCGACGAGGTGCAGTGGCACGACTGGTTTTCGCGCGCCGACACCGCGCTGTACCAGGCCAAGAACAGCGGACGCGACCGCTACGTGATCGCCGAGGACGTGGCGCAGGACTGA
- a CDS encoding efflux RND transporter periplasmic adaptor subunit: MNPIPMPSRLLPGALRPLAVALLVATLAACGGKANEQGAPPPPSVGVAPALQKQISQWDEFSGRVEAVEHVDLRPRVSGYIDKVNYVEGQEVKKGDVLFTIDARSYRAELARAEADLARARTQAKLSASEAARAKTLSEQQAISTESWEQKRAAAEQAQADVLAAQAAVDTARLNLEWTQVRAPIAGRAGRAMVTAGNLVSAGDSASVLTTLVSLDKVHVYFDADEGTFLRYAQMARDGQRPSERDGSLPVQVGLVGEDGYPHAGKVDFLDNQLVRSTGTIHVRALLDNADRRFTPGLFARVRLLGSGRFDAVLIDDRAVLTDQDRKYVYVVDKDGKAQRRDVQLGRSAEGLRIVTKGLAAGDKVIVDGVQKVFMPGMPVQAKPIAQTTSPAAPRQAVALD, from the coding sequence ATGAATCCGATTCCGATGCCGTCGCGCCTGCTGCCTGGCGCCTTGCGCCCGCTGGCGGTGGCGCTGCTGGTCGCCACGCTCGCCGCCTGTGGCGGCAAGGCCAACGAACAGGGCGCGCCGCCGCCGCCGAGCGTGGGCGTGGCGCCCGCACTGCAGAAGCAGATCAGTCAGTGGGACGAGTTCAGCGGCCGCGTCGAGGCGGTCGAGCACGTCGACCTGCGCCCGCGCGTGTCCGGCTACATCGACAAGGTCAACTACGTCGAAGGGCAGGAGGTGAAGAAGGGCGACGTGCTGTTCACCATCGATGCGCGCAGCTACCGTGCCGAACTGGCCCGCGCCGAGGCCGACCTGGCGCGCGCACGCACCCAGGCCAAGCTCAGCGCCAGCGAGGCCGCGCGTGCCAAGACCCTGTCCGAACAGCAGGCCATCTCCACCGAGAGCTGGGAACAGAAGCGCGCCGCCGCCGAGCAGGCGCAGGCCGACGTGCTGGCCGCGCAGGCGGCGGTGGACACCGCGCGTTTGAACCTGGAATGGACCCAGGTACGTGCGCCGATCGCCGGCCGCGCCGGCCGCGCCATGGTCACCGCCGGCAACCTGGTCAGCGCCGGCGACAGCGCCAGCGTGCTGACCACGCTGGTGTCGCTGGACAAGGTGCACGTGTACTTCGACGCCGACGAAGGCACCTTCCTGCGCTATGCGCAGATGGCGCGCGACGGCCAGCGTCCGAGCGAACGCGACGGCAGCCTGCCGGTGCAGGTCGGCCTGGTCGGCGAGGACGGCTATCCGCACGCCGGCAAGGTCGATTTCCTCGACAACCAGTTGGTACGCAGCACCGGCACCATCCACGTGCGCGCGTTGCTGGACAACGCCGATCGCCGCTTCACTCCCGGCCTGTTCGCGCGGGTGCGGCTGCTCGGCAGCGGCCGCTTCGATGCGGTGCTGATCGACGACCGCGCGGTGCTCACCGACCAGGACCGCAAGTACGTGTACGTGGTCGACAAGGACGGCAAGGCGCAGCGGCGCGACGTGCAGCTCGGCCGCAGCGCCGAGGGCCTGCGCATCGTGACCAAGGGGCTGGCCGCCGGCGACAAGGTCATCGTCGACGGCGTGCAGAAGGTGTTCATGCCCGGCATGCCGGTGCAGGCCAAGCCGATCGCGCAGACCACGTCGCCGGCCGCACCGCGCCAGGCCGTCGCCCTCGACTGA